A window of Coturnix japonica isolate 7356 chromosome 2, Coturnix japonica 2.1, whole genome shotgun sequence contains these coding sequences:
- the IGFBP1 gene encoding insulin-like growth factor-binding protein 1, giving the protein MARASWMHVCTLPPAPHTAEVRSLTSDMNCLRSLLSRCWLPPLLLPALLVAAESLQPLHCAPCTQDKLDLCPPVEPGCPETARQPGCGCCQTCALGPEQPCGVYTTRCRHGLRCRVPSGDTRPLSALIHGQGKCLPASEAGGTGSAELAESEPEDIALQSSEMTQDQMLNYQLIFPISQDKWNFITVYENMKAKRISELKKWKEQGPCQKELYRALYKLAKAQQRSGGDVYKFYLPNCNKNGFYHSKQCETSLDGESAECWCVYPKNGIKIPGSPEVKGDSDCQQYLRSEE; this is encoded by the exons ATGGCTCGGGCTAGCTGGATGCACGTATGTACCCTGCCTCCAGCTCCCCACACCGCTGAGGTGCGATCCCTCACCAGCGACATGAACTGCCTGCGGTCCCTGCTGAGCCGCTGCTGGCTGCCTCCCCTGCTGCTGCCGGCGCTGCTGGTAGCCGCCGAGTCTCTGCAGCCCCTGCACTGTGCGCCGTGCACGCAGGACAAACTGGACCTCTGCCCGCCCGTCGAGCCCGGCTGCCCGGAGACAGCTCGGCAGCCCGGCTGCGGCTGTTGCCAGACCTGCGCTCTTGGGCCGGAACAGCCCTGCGGGGTCTACACGACCCGCTGTCGCCACGGCCTCCGCTGCCGCGTCCCGTCGGGGGATACTCGGCCCCTCTCTGCCCTCATCCATGGCCAAGGAAAATGCCTGCCCGCCAGCGAGGCTGGAGGGACGGGCTCAGCTGAGCTGGCAG AATCTGAGCCTGAGGATATAGCTTTACAAAGCTCTGAAATGACACAGGATCAAATGCTGAACTATCAGTTGATATTTCCCATAAGCCAGGACAAATGGAATTTCATCACTGTAtatgaaaacatgaaagcaaagagaatatCAGAACTCAAGAAGTGGAAAGAACAG GGACCTTGTCAGAAGGAGCTCTATAGAGCTCTGTATAAATTGGCAAAGGCTCAGCAGAGAAGTGGAGGGGACGTTTACAAATTCTATTTGCCCAACTGTAACAAGAATGGATTTTACCACAGCAAACag TGTGAAACTTCACTGGATGGAGAGTCCGCAGAGTGCTGGTGCGTCTATccaaaaaatggaataaaaattcCTGGATCCCCAGAAGTGAAAGGAGATTCTGATTGCCAACAGTATCTTAGATCAGAAGAATAA
- the LOC107309797 gene encoding coiled-coil domain-containing protein 201-like produces MDPNTTDSKPDFQMSEEEDSIPNVKRSLKRKLVKHSTPVNSTFSRKTLSPSGPMNWSVKDQDISKRSYVSPVPKSTLGRSVAQPSLASVETYFPYMSPKRFSSVFDLQDSSREISQSSRVVYSRRRLSTVLASDESNEEATEKAVSSVETQTPTEASEKSAVTPKSGSSQFFGIPGIKDPPVLKKKKIDKAIVRKKQREWVLRQLKNIEEATKHELTIEEA; encoded by the exons ATGGATCCTAATACCACTG aCAGCAAACCTGACTTCCAGATGTCAGAGGAAGAAGATTCTATTCCAAATGTTAAAAGATCTCTAAAAAGGAAACTGGTGAAACACAGCACTCCAGTGAACTCAACGTTCTCAAGAAAAACACTGTCTCCCTCAGGTCCAATGAATTGGTCAGTTAAGGACCAAGATATCAGTAAGAGATCTTATGTATCCCCAGTGCCAAAATCAACTCTAGGAAGATCAGTAGCTCAACCATCACTAGCAAGTGTTGAAACATACTTCCCTTATATGTCTCCAAAGAGGTTTTCATCAGTATTTGACTTGCAAGATTCCAGCAGAGAGATAAGCCAAAGTTCTCGAGTTGTGTATTCTAGAAGACGACTTTCCACTGTGTTGGCATCTGATGAATCAAATGAAGAGGCAACTGAGAAGGCTGTCTCAAGTGTGGAAACTCAAACTCCCACAGAAGCGTCTGAAAAGTCTGCAGTAACTCCCAAGAGTGGATCTTCACAGTTTTTTGGAATACCAGGAATAAAAGATCCTCCAGtgttgaaaaagaagaaaattgataAAGCTATTGTG agaaagaaacaaagagaatggGTGCTTCGCCAACTTAAAAACATTGAGGAAGCAACTAAACATGAATTAACAATTGAAGAAGCTTGA